The Trichocoleus sp. FACHB-46 region TGGTCAAAGTGATGCAGCAAGATGCGCTCAACCGCTTGAATCTACGGCAAATGTTGCTAGAGCCAGAAATGCTAGAAGCTGTAGAACCAGATGTACATCTTGTCTCAAATCTGTTATCCCTCAGTGGTGTGATGCCCAGCAAGACCAAAGAGACGGCCCGGATTGTGGTACGGCGGGTGGTTGAAGAGTTACAGCGCAAATTAGAAAACCCTACTCGTCAAGCCGTAATGGGGAGCTTAAATCGAGCCATCCGCAATCGTCGTCCTCGTCACAACGAGATTGACTGGCATCGGACCATTCGCGCCAACCTCAAGCACTACCAACCTGAATACCGCACGATCATTCCTGAAACTCGCATCGGCTATGGGCGCAAACGCTCCTCCTTGCGAGACATCATTTTGTGCGTAGATCAAAGCGGTTCAATGGCAACTTCTGTCGTCTATGCAGGCATTTTCAGTGCCGTCTTGGCATCCTTACCTGCGGTGCAAACTCGTCTAGTGGTATTCGACACCGCCGTAGTTGACCTGAGCGATCTTTTACAAGATCCTGTAGAAGTTTTGTTTGGGACTCAGCTCGGCGGTGGCACCGATATCAATCAAGCTCTTGCCTACTGCCAGACTCTCATTCGCCAACCGCAAGAAACTATCCTGGTGTTAATCAGTGACCTCTATGAAGGAGGTAATCGCCAGGAAATGTTGAAACGAGTCGCGGCTCTCTCGTCCTCTGGCGTCCAGCTTGTCACACTCTTAGCGCTAAATGATGAAGGTGCCCCTTACTACGACCATCAAAACGCTGCATTTATGGCTAATTTAGGCATCCCTGCCTTTGCTTGCACCCCCGATCTGTTTCCAGATCTGATGGCCACAGCGATTAATCGGCAAGATCTAGGACAGTGGGCCGCTAAGCAAGACATCGTAACAGCTCGCAGCGATCGCTAACGGCTCTACCTTCACTTGAGCATGGCTTCCAGTTGGCTCAGCAACTCTTCTAACTGCTGAGTTTTTTCTGGACTACTCCACAGGGCTCGATCTTTCTTCGCTTGTTGTACTACTTGGGTTAAGCGCTGCTTTAGGTCTGGCTGAGCAGCTGGTTTCGTACTGCCATTCAGAGCTTTGACTCGTTGTTTAATTTCGGACAAACTGAGAGATTTACTCACAGCGTCTTTTAATAACCGTCGTCGTGCCTCTAGATCCTTAATACTGGCAATCACAATTCCCTTGGTATAGTGAATTTTGCCTTGACGAATCCCATCTAAAACTTCGCTCGGTTTCTTTAGGAGTGGCAGTCGAGTCGCGACAAAAGATTGCCAAGTGATCCGTCCAAAGGCATCAAAGATTTGCTTGACCAGTTCTGCTTCTTGGCTAACCAAAACGTTTTGGTTAGTTGTCCCTTTAGCAGCGTTATTCATCCGATAAAGGAAACTGATCACTTCTTCAGTGCCATAACCCAACTGAATTTCCAGCAAACGCAGCGTGTTATCCAGTTCTTCTAGGGCACTAAAATCACGGCGATTGGAATTCTCAGAGATCGCAGCTTGAAATGCAGTGCGGTCGTCCCAGTCGAATACCTTAACTGGAACTGTCTCCAGCCCTAAAATTTCTGCTGCCTTAAACCGACGCAGTCCTGCAACCAGCTCATACTGGCCCGACTGTCTGGGATGGGGGCGCACCCACAGCGGCGATCGAATGCCATTTGGTTTGATGTCGTTGAGTGCCCATTGTTGCAACTCGTCGTTGTCGTAGTAGTGACGAACTGGTTTGCCATCCGGGACAAAGGTAAATGTACAGGCGATCGCTTTCCAGGGAATGATCTGCTCTTTGGTTTCTTCAGCAGCTTGCGTAATTTTTTGCGTAGCTGCTTGACCAAAAACAAAGCTTAGTTCCTCACTGTTGGCGATCGCGTCACTGAGTTTGCGTCGTGTCGTCATGATTCAGCCTCAAACAGCTTCAGGGCTTCGGTTAAAAGTTTGGTGTAGACGTTGGCTGCCGACTTTGGTGCAGTTCCTTTCATCCGAAACACAGTGCTACCTTGGCCCGGTGCATCTTTGATACATTGGCGATCGGGAAGCGTAGTGTCTAAAAGCGGCAATAAACCACTTTGCAAAGCTTCTTTCGCTTCTCGCAACAAAACAGTGTTGTCTTTGACAGCATTGAGGTACAGCGCCGCCACAGGTAATCCACCCCGAATCTCTCTAGCTTGCCGCACAAACTGCACAATCTTGCCTGTGCTGGCTAAGTCAATCATGGAGTCTCGACAAGGAATTAGGACCATGTTGGAGCGAATCAGCATCGCTTTGGTGATTTCACTAGCATTACCAGGACCATCCACAATCACCACATCGTAGGACTCTGCCAGCTTGGGCAACTCATCGAAAAGAGTTTCTGGGTCGCTAATCACTTGGCAAGGCAAATCCAGCTCTTTCAACCACCCTGATGAACTCTGTTGACCGTCCGCATCGACCAAAATTGTCGAATATCCTTTTTGAGCAAACCAATCAGCTGCATGTACAGCTCCAGTGGATTTACCTGCTCCACCTTTCTGATTGGCAAAGGCTAATATCTTGGGCAACTTCGTCGCCACACTCACTGCTTTTACAGCTTTAGCTCTTGGCATAAGTTAAATAACCAAAACCTATGGTTTGATAGTATCACTGATTTTGTGCAGTGCAACATTGATCAGCAATTAACCAAAACGTTTTGGTTAAATAAACTTGGTTGGGATTAGTTGAGAAGGTTTCGCGATCGCCAGTCCTTCATTACTGTAGATGAATGACGCTGAGCCAATCTCCGCCCTCACAACCATTGCCACTAGGTCGCTCTGGCACCCCAGGCCAAATATGATTCCCATCTAAGGCGCAAAGACGACGAACGCTCAACTGTCCTGTATCTTTTCGAATCACATACAGCTTGTCCTGGGCAACCAAGCCCCAGCACAATCCTGTTACTTCAGACGCGATCGCCACAGATTCTTGAAGTGAAATGCCATTAACACTAAAGCACTCTTGCAACTTTGGTGAAATAATACCTTGCTCTAACTCTGCTTGTAACTCTAGATCTAGATTGAATAGAACTTCTTCATTCAGAATCCAGTCTCCTCGTAGTTCGACAGTGAGCTGATCTAGTTCGCTTGCTTTTATAAATTGCTGCGCTTCAGGCCAAGTCAGCCGAACTGCGTCTGTAAACAGGACATTTTCTAGTGCTTCGATTCCACCAATCATCTGAAACTCGTTTTCGACATCTGTTTCACCAATGCGCCAGCAAATTCGTTGCTTCGCTATGGTAGTGACTCGCACAGGCTGAATTTTAAGCTGATGAACTAGCTGCTGGCTGGCGATCGCGCCTGCATCATGACTCCAAAGCAAAACACTTCGCTGATGGAGGCCATCTACACGCACTGGTTTAGCAAACTGAATCACCAGTCCTACAGTCTGTACTAGCTCCAGAAATGCGTTTCTAGTCAGCACCTGATCATGATGCCAACTTGCATAAATAACTCGATTCAGGTCTGTAGGCGTTGGGTGTGTAAGCGGAGATGCAGTAGAGTTAAGGCTTGAGCCTAGTTCAGTGTCACTATCTGATACTTCTAGTAAATCTTCAGTTTGAGCGACAACAGGCGAATAGGCGCGATCGCTACCCAGAAAAAATTCCACTTTTTCTAGATACCGTAAGCACCGTTGATACTGGTTTGGGTATTCCTCGGCTACCCGTTTCTCTAAACGTCGAGCGATCGCGGCATCTCGCTTGGCCTCCCCAATTAAGTGGGTATAGCCGAGTTGGTCAGGCTGTTGAGAGGAGAAAGCTGCTTCTGGGGAATCGAACAGACATTCAATGCTGACGTCGGCAAAGAGCGAATCTGGCAACTGCTGATGATATTCAATACAAGCTGCCAAAAAATATTGCTCAATCAGCAGGCAATCTCCTAGTTTGTTATCCATCAACGCCAAAGCTGCTTGATTGCCAGGATCAGCAGCAATTCGCAAAGCCATGTCAGCATAGTGGCGAATAAAGTCTACCTGAGCGCCGCCCATAATACCGCAGCAATAAGCCAGATTTCGGCGCTTGGCAAAATACCAGTTCCACTCATCCGGTAGCCAACCATTTGTACTTTTGACGCGATGATTAAAAATTTCTGGGCGATACCACCAGCAGGTTGCTAAGGGTTTGCCAAAGACAAAATACTCCGGGTTCTGAGCAAGCACAGGCGCAGTGTTGACGACCGGGGGCAGCGGCTTCCACAAGAACACATCGTTATCGACATGGATGAAAGGCTGGGTTTGGCTACGGTAAGCCCATAGTTTACCTAAAATCCACCAATCTGGGTCTTGAGCTTGCAACGCATTTAACTCAGTTGTAACGCTATCAAACTCTAGCCCCAAGCCATCGATCAGCATTTTGGCTCCAGCATCATCCGTCACCAGCGCAGTTTCAGGATAATGTTTTCGCGCGGTTTCGAGCGACAAGATCCAAGCGAGAAGATGATGTTTTTCACTAAACCAGATGGTTTGGCGATGCGATCGGAAAGGTTTTGTCCAGAACGACCACACCGAGCGGGCGATCGCTTGGTTCATAAGAGATTACTTCCGATCGCCGTTCCCGAACCATAGTAACCAGGCACAACGACGGTGAAACTATCAGTGCTAGTCACGGTTCCACCTCTTGTCTGAACTGTGAC contains the following coding sequences:
- a CDS encoding ParB/RepB/Spo0J family partition protein → MTTRRKLSDAIANSEELSFVFGQAATQKITQAAEETKEQIIPWKAIACTFTFVPDGKPVRHYYDNDELQQWALNDIKPNGIRSPLWVRPHPRQSGQYELVAGLRRFKAAEILGLETVPVKVFDWDDRTAFQAAISENSNRRDFSALEELDNTLRLLEIQLGYGTEEVISFLYRMNNAAKGTTNQNVLVSQEAELVKQIFDAFGRITWQSFVATRLPLLKKPSEVLDGIRQGKIHYTKGIVIASIKDLEARRRLLKDAVSKSLSLSEIKQRVKALNGSTKPAAQPDLKQRLTQVVQQAKKDRALWSSPEKTQQLEELLSQLEAMLK
- a CDS encoding VWA domain-containing protein, which codes for MTQPFDERLRRWRLILGGGSADGICTGGDTDGLDLTLSAADQAMDDALSALYDSDRQGSLGSSSPKVARWLGDIRSYFPSSVVKVMQQDALNRLNLRQMLLEPEMLEAVEPDVHLVSNLLSLSGVMPSKTKETARIVVRRVVEELQRKLENPTRQAVMGSLNRAIRNRRPRHNEIDWHRTIRANLKHYQPEYRTIIPETRIGYGRKRSSLRDIILCVDQSGSMATSVVYAGIFSAVLASLPAVQTRLVVFDTAVVDLSDLLQDPVEVLFGTQLGGGTDINQALAYCQTLIRQPQETILVLISDLYEGGNRQEMLKRVAALSSSGVQLVTLLALNDEGAPYYDHQNAAFMANLGIPAFACTPDLFPDLMATAINRQDLGQWAAKQDIVTARSDR
- a CDS encoding DUF6734 family protein → MNQAIARSVWSFWTKPFRSHRQTIWFSEKHHLLAWILSLETARKHYPETALVTDDAGAKMLIDGLGLEFDSVTTELNALQAQDPDWWILGKLWAYRSQTQPFIHVDNDVFLWKPLPPVVNTAPVLAQNPEYFVFGKPLATCWWYRPEIFNHRVKSTNGWLPDEWNWYFAKRRNLAYCCGIMGGAQVDFIRHYADMALRIAADPGNQAALALMDNKLGDCLLIEQYFLAACIEYHQQLPDSLFADVSIECLFDSPEAAFSSQQPDQLGYTHLIGEAKRDAAIARRLEKRVAEEYPNQYQRCLRYLEKVEFFLGSDRAYSPVVAQTEDLLEVSDSDTELGSSLNSTASPLTHPTPTDLNRVIYASWHHDQVLTRNAFLELVQTVGLVIQFAKPVRVDGLHQRSVLLWSHDAGAIASQQLVHQLKIQPVRVTTIAKQRICWRIGETDVENEFQMIGGIEALENVLFTDAVRLTWPEAQQFIKASELDQLTVELRGDWILNEEVLFNLDLELQAELEQGIISPKLQECFSVNGISLQESVAIASEVTGLCWGLVAQDKLYVIRKDTGQLSVRRLCALDGNHIWPGVPERPSGNGCEGGDWLSVIHLQ
- a CDS encoding ParA family protein, translated to MPRAKAVKAVSVATKLPKILAFANQKGGAGKSTGAVHAADWFAQKGYSTILVDADGQQSSSGWLKELDLPCQVISDPETLFDELPKLAESYDVVIVDGPGNASEITKAMLIRSNMVLIPCRDSMIDLASTGKIVQFVRQAREIRGGLPVAALYLNAVKDNTVLLREAKEALQSGLLPLLDTTLPDRQCIKDAPGQGSTVFRMKGTAPKSAANVYTKLLTEALKLFEAES